The proteins below are encoded in one region of Sphingomonas sp.:
- the trxB gene encoding thioredoxin-disulfide reductase gives MRHVQLLILGSGPAGYTAAVYAARANLKPVLVAGIAHGGQLMTTTDVDNWPADAMGVQGPELMQRFQQHAERFGTEMIYDHIHTARLGQRPFVLEGDADTYTCDALIICTGASAMYLGLDSEQSFMGKGVSACATCDGFFYRGKPVAVVGGGNTALEEALYLSNIASHVTMVHRRDKFRGEKILQDKVAEKVKAGKITIRWNTTLDEVLGDASGVTGMRLKSVETGATDDVALHGVFIAIGHKPNTDLFVGQLDMEHGYIVTHGGRGHQQTETSITGVFAAGDVQDQIYRQAVTSAATGCQAALDAERYLDGLDAMA, from the coding sequence ATGCGTCACGTTCAGCTGCTCATCCTCGGCTCGGGCCCGGCCGGCTACACCGCCGCCGTCTATGCCGCGCGCGCCAATCTCAAGCCGGTGCTGGTCGCCGGCATCGCCCATGGCGGCCAGCTGATGACGACCACCGATGTCGACAATTGGCCGGCGGACGCGATGGGCGTGCAGGGACCGGAGCTGATGCAGCGGTTCCAGCAGCATGCCGAGCGCTTCGGCACCGAGATGATCTATGATCATATCCATACCGCCAGGCTCGGCCAGCGCCCGTTCGTGCTGGAGGGGGATGCCGACACCTACACCTGCGACGCGCTGATCATCTGCACTGGCGCATCGGCGATGTATCTCGGGCTCGACAGCGAGCAGAGCTTCATGGGCAAGGGCGTCTCCGCCTGCGCGACCTGCGACGGCTTCTTCTATCGGGGCAAGCCGGTGGCGGTGGTCGGCGGCGGCAATACCGCGCTGGAGGAAGCGCTCTACCTTTCCAACATCGCCAGCCATGTGACGATGGTCCACCGCCGCGACAAGTTCCGCGGCGAGAAGATCCTGCAGGACAAGGTCGCCGAGAAGGTCAAGGCCGGCAAGATCACGATCCGCTGGAACACCACGCTCGACGAGGTGCTGGGCGATGCCAGTGGCGTCACCGGCATGCGGCTGAAGAGCGTCGAGACCGGCGCGACCGACGATGTCGCGCTGCATGGCGTGTTCATCGCCATCGGCCACAAGCCGAACACCGATCTGTTCGTGGGCCAGCTCGACATGGAGCATGGCTATATCGTCACCCATGGCGGGCGCGGGCATCAGCAGACCGAGACCAGCATCACCGGCGTGTTCGCGGCGGGCGATGTCCAGGACCAGATCTACCGCCAGGCGGTGACCAGCGCGGCGACCGGATGCCAGGCGGCGCTCGACGCCGAACGCTATCTCGACGGTCTCGACGCGATGGCCTGA
- a CDS encoding NCS2 family permease: MDSDKTSLLANVLETRFELRARGSDVRTEILAGVTTFLTMAYIIIVNPAILGQAGMPVAAVAAATCLAAGFASILMGLTANMPLALAPGMGLNAYFSFTVVQAMGVPWPVALGCVFISGVAFLLLTLVGVRQLIIAAIPTHLFAAVAGGIGLFIGFIGLKNAGIVVSSPATSVALGDLHAPGAALALFGLALVAALSAWKVRGAILIAIVVTTLAGWMFGQVAFKPEPYDLGAIGQTFGQIDLVGVFGLSGSHGLGLFEILFVFLFVDLFDNIGTLVGVTRRAGLIGEDGKIPKLNRILFTDSIATMFGSLAGTSTVTSYVESASGVQAGGRTGLTAIVTGVLFLAAMLVAPYAQLVPLAATAPALILVGALMMAPLVDIDWDVPEIAIPAFLTVAMIPLTFSIANGLAFGITAHAALKLLKGRITRTDWLLLALALLFVARFAWLAAG, encoded by the coding sequence ATGGATAGCGACAAGACCAGCCTGCTGGCCAATGTTCTGGAAACCCGTTTCGAGCTGCGCGCGCGCGGCAGCGATGTCCGCACCGAGATATTGGCGGGCGTCACCACCTTCCTGACGATGGCCTACATCATCATCGTCAACCCGGCGATCCTGGGGCAGGCGGGCATGCCGGTCGCGGCGGTGGCGGCGGCGACCTGCCTCGCCGCCGGGTTCGCCAGCATCCTGATGGGGCTGACCGCGAACATGCCGCTGGCGCTGGCGCCGGGCATGGGACTCAACGCCTATTTCAGCTTCACCGTGGTGCAGGCGATGGGCGTGCCGTGGCCGGTTGCGCTGGGCTGCGTGTTCATCTCGGGGGTGGCGTTCCTGTTGCTGACGCTGGTGGGCGTGCGGCAATTGATCATCGCCGCGATCCCGACGCATCTGTTCGCCGCGGTGGCGGGCGGGATCGGGCTGTTCATCGGCTTTATCGGGCTGAAGAATGCGGGAATCGTCGTGTCGAGCCCGGCGACTTCGGTGGCGCTGGGCGATCTGCATGCGCCCGGTGCGGCTTTGGCCTTGTTCGGGCTGGCGCTGGTCGCGGCGCTGAGCGCATGGAAGGTGCGCGGGGCGATATTGATCGCGATCGTCGTGACCACCCTGGCGGGATGGATGTTCGGGCAGGTGGCGTTCAAGCCTGAACCCTATGATCTGGGCGCGATCGGCCAGACCTTCGGGCAAATCGACCTGGTCGGCGTGTTCGGTCTTTCGGGGAGCCATGGGCTGGGGTTGTTCGAGATATTGTTCGTGTTCCTGTTCGTCGATCTGTTCGACAATATCGGCACCTTGGTGGGCGTCACGCGGCGCGCCGGATTGATCGGCGAGGACGGCAAGATTCCCAAGCTCAACCGCATCCTCTTCACCGATTCGATCGCGACGATGTTCGGCAGCCTTGCCGGGACCAGCACGGTCACCTCCTATGTCGAGAGCGCATCGGGCGTGCAGGCGGGCGGGCGCACCGGGCTGACCGCCATCGTGACGGGCGTGCTGTTCCTGGCGGCGATGCTGGTGGCGCCATACGCCCAGCTGGTGCCGCTGGCCGCGACCGCGCCGGCGCTGATCCTGGTCGGCGCGCTGATGATGGCGCCGCTGGTGGATATCGACTGGGACGTGCCCGAAATCGCGATTCCCGCCTTCCTGACCGTGGCAATGATTCCGCTGACCTTCTCGATCGCCAACGGTCTCGCCTTCGGCATCACCGCGCATGCCGCGCTCAAGCTGCTCAAGGGCCGGATCACCCGGACCGACTGGCTGCTGCTGGCGCTGGCCCTGCTGTTCGTCGCGCGCTTCGCCTGGCTGGCGGCGGGGTGA
- a CDS encoding 5'-methylthioadenosine/S-adenosylhomocysteine nucleosidase — MSPRTAILTAFPPEWDALAHRIGQPETTAINGMPLVLGWLADKPVALMLSGISMVNAAMNTQALLERHAISAIVFSGIAGGVDPALRVGDVSVPERWGQNMEVAFAREIPGGYAPPTGIPGGTDLPGHGAWFPRDVVIGRVDEAVAERRWFPVDAAMLAVAKRLEVVLERCLSVDHCLDHTPQLIVGGTGMSGSAFVDNAAYRDYLAATFGARVVDMESAAVAQVAWANRVPFLAFRSVSDLAGGDAGPNEMLTFMGLAAGNAAAVVTAFVAALPD; from the coding sequence GTGAGCCCGCGCACCGCGATCCTCACCGCCTTCCCGCCCGAATGGGACGCGCTGGCGCACCGGATCGGGCAGCCCGAAACCACGGCGATCAACGGCATGCCGCTGGTGCTCGGCTGGCTCGCGGACAAGCCGGTGGCGCTGATGCTGAGCGGCATTTCGATGGTCAACGCGGCGATGAACACCCAGGCGCTGCTGGAGCGGCACGCAATCTCCGCGATCGTCTTTTCGGGAATCGCCGGTGGCGTCGATCCGGCACTCAGGGTCGGCGATGTCAGCGTGCCGGAGCGCTGGGGGCAGAATATGGAGGTCGCGTTCGCGCGGGAAATCCCCGGCGGGTATGCGCCGCCGACGGGCATTCCCGGCGGGACCGATCTGCCGGGGCACGGCGCCTGGTTTCCGCGCGACGTGGTGATTGGCAGGGTGGACGAGGCGGTGGCCGAGCGGCGCTGGTTTCCGGTCGATGCCGCGATGCTGGCGGTGGCGAAAAGGCTTGAGGTGGTGCTGGAGCGGTGCCTGTCGGTTGATCATTGCCTCGATCACACGCCGCAGCTGATCGTCGGCGGCACCGGCATGAGCGGATCGGCATTCGTCGATAACGCCGCCTATCGCGACTATCTGGCCGCCACCTTCGGCGCGCGCGTCGTCGATATGGAGAGCGCGGCGGTGGCGCAGGTGGCCTGGGCCAATCGCGTGCCCTTCCTCGCCTTTCGCAGCGTTTCCGATCTGGCGGGCGGCGATGCCGGGCCGAACGAGATGCTGACCTTCATGGGGCTGGCTGCGGGCAATGCGGCGGCGGTGGTGACGGCGTTCGTCGCGGCGCTGCCGGACTAA
- a CDS encoding ureidoglycolate lyase: MRTLKPEPLTAEAFAPFGHVIEASDAATRIEINQGHAIRYDCLAETDVNDGGGTAAISIFRARPLAALELKTFERHPLGSQAFVPLSGKPYLVAVAPPGHLNPASIRVFQAEPHQGVQYSKGTWHHFLLVLEESDFLVIDRSGPGDNCEEVELAPADQIRVIL; encoded by the coding sequence ATGCGCACGCTGAAGCCCGAACCGCTGACCGCCGAGGCGTTCGCGCCGTTCGGTCATGTGATCGAGGCATCGGATGCGGCGACGCGCATCGAGATCAACCAGGGCCATGCGATCCGCTACGACTGTCTCGCCGAGACCGACGTAAACGATGGCGGCGGAACGGCCGCGATCAGCATTTTCCGCGCCAGGCCGCTCGCCGCGCTCGAACTCAAGACCTTCGAGCGACACCCGCTCGGCAGCCAAGCGTTCGTGCCACTCAGCGGCAAGCCCTATCTGGTCGCCGTCGCGCCTCCCGGCCATCTCAATCCCGCCAGCATCCGCGTGTTTCAGGCGGAGCCGCATCAGGGCGTGCAATATAGCAAAGGCACGTGGCACCATTTCCTGCTGGTGCTGGAGGAAAGCGATTTCCTTGTCATCGACCGCTCCGGCCCCGGCGACAATTGCGAGGAAGTCGAACTCGCCCCCGCCGACCAGATCCGCGTGATCCTCTAG